In a single window of the Lebetimonas sp. JH292 genome:
- a CDS encoding phosphopyruvate hydratase: MIEFDDIRAKRKVDLKIILVILLSFLFCIYIFNLLFGEKSFSRMLDLQKEDKILNKKVKDLKKENTTLQKEYFELKELEGK, translated from the coding sequence ATGATAGAATTTGACGACATAAGAGCTAAAAGAAAAGTGGATTTAAAAATAATTTTAGTTATTTTACTCTCTTTTCTTTTTTGCATTTATATTTTTAATTTACTTTTTGGTGAAAAATCTTTCAGTAGAATGTTGGATTTGCAAAAAGAAGATAAAATTTTAAATAAAAAAGTAAAAGATTTGAAAAAAGAAAATACAACGCTTCAAAAAGAGTATTTTGAACTTAAAGAGCTTGAAGGAAAATAA
- a CDS encoding DNA polymerase III subunit gamma/tau, with product MVLALKYRPKRFEEVVGQDAIIKTLVNSLDKKRLAHAYLFSGLRGTGKTSTARIFAKALECDKGPTSNPCEICENCVMANENRHIDIIEMDAASNRKIEDIRELIEHTKYKPTYGKYKIFIIDEIHMLTNEAFNALLKTLEEPPEYVKFIMATTDPLKLPATILSRVQHFRFNKINEKLIENYLIIILSFENVEFENEALRLLIKSAKGSIRDSLTLLDQAIAYAKGKIDTQSVVEMLGVINPEIISKIFESVLKEDKKEVKKLVDVVKDYDIEAILDEVILYVKDAVFNSTLPLVTAGRFLNIISDARELIKYNTDNEFVLLLMFFRMIEAIKPHKIDDLIQNLEQKIDVNAYEPKIEQKEDLFKTLIKKIKERDIDLGVCFETSVRFISFKNGVITWESCPDENCKNMFKRFFSPVIRPLINEIFGIGVKIEPIRCEKKNEIKNEINHVKKPKEVKNIFSKTDDVINKVREIFGSDVEITKINHQ from the coding sequence GTGGTTTTAGCTTTAAAATACAGGCCCAAAAGATTTGAAGAAGTGGTGGGTCAGGATGCCATAATAAAAACTCTTGTAAATTCTCTCGATAAAAAAAGATTAGCCCACGCATATCTGTTTTCTGGACTGAGAGGAACAGGAAAAACATCGACTGCTAGGATTTTTGCAAAAGCGCTTGAATGCGATAAAGGTCCTACGTCTAACCCTTGCGAAATATGCGAAAACTGTGTAATGGCCAATGAAAACAGACATATCGACATTATTGAAATGGATGCAGCAAGCAACAGAAAAATAGAAGATATCAGGGAACTTATTGAACATACAAAATATAAACCGACTTACGGAAAATATAAAATTTTTATAATTGATGAAATTCATATGCTTACAAACGAAGCTTTTAACGCTCTACTTAAAACCCTTGAGGAACCGCCTGAATATGTAAAATTTATTATGGCGACCACAGACCCTTTAAAACTTCCCGCTACAATTTTAAGTAGGGTTCAGCATTTTAGATTTAATAAAATAAACGAAAAACTTATAGAAAATTATTTGATTATAATTTTAAGCTTTGAAAATGTCGAATTTGAAAATGAAGCTTTGAGGCTTCTTATAAAATCCGCAAAAGGTTCCATCAGGGATTCACTGACCCTGCTTGATCAGGCCATTGCATATGCAAAAGGTAAAATAGATACCCAAAGCGTTGTGGAAATGCTTGGGGTTATAAATCCGGAAATTATTTCAAAAATATTTGAAAGCGTATTAAAAGAAGACAAAAAGGAAGTAAAAAAACTGGTTGATGTTGTAAAAGATTATGATATAGAAGCCATTTTGGATGAGGTTATTTTATATGTAAAAGATGCGGTGTTTAATTCAACTCTTCCTCTTGTAACCGCAGGCAGATTCTTAAATATTATTTCGGATGCGAGGGAACTTATAAAATACAATACCGATAACGAATTTGTATTGCTTTTAATGTTTTTTAGAATGATAGAAGCAATTAAGCCTCATAAAATAGATGATTTAATACAAAATTTAGAACAAAAAATAGATGTTAACGCATATGAACCGAAAATCGAACAAAAAGAAGATTTATTTAAAACTTTAATTAAAAAAATAAAAGAAAGAGATATTGATTTGGGGGTCTGTTTTGAAACAAGTGTAAGGTTTATCTCTTTTAAAAACGGTGTAATTACCTGGGAGAGCTGTCCGGATGAAAATTGTAAGAATATGTTTAAAAGATTTTTTTCACCTGTTATCAGGCCTTTAATAAACGAGATTTTTGGTATTGGGGTAAAAATAGAGCCAATTAGATGCGAAAAAAAAAATGAAATAAAAAATGAAATAAATCATGTAAAAAAGCCAAAAGAAGTTAAAAATATTTTTTCAAAAACAGATGATGTTATAAATAAAGTGAGAGAAATATTCGGAAGTGATGTCGAAATAACGAAAATCAATCATCAATAA
- the groL gene encoding chaperonin GroEL (60 kDa chaperone family; promotes refolding of misfolded polypeptides especially under stressful conditions; forms two stacked rings of heptamers to form a barrel-shaped 14mer; ends can be capped by GroES; misfolded proteins enter the barrel where they are refolded when GroES binds), whose protein sequence is MAKNIIYSDAARNELLKGVEKLADAVRVTMGPKGRNVLLQRSFGAPHITKDGVSVAKEVELKDPVENMGAQLVKEVASKTADEAGDGTTTATVLAHAIFKEGLKYITAGANPIAVKRGMDKAVEAIIAELKKMSKPVENKEQIAQVATISANNDKKIGELIAEAMDKVGKDGVITVEEGKSLQDELEVVEGMQFDRGYLSPYFVTNADKMVAEYEDAYILLYDKKISNMKDLLPLLEKLVQAGNKPLLIIAEDIEGEALATLVVNKLRGVLNVVAVKAPGFGDRRKAMLQDIAILTGGQVISEELGRTLEGATLQDLGQAGRIVVDKENTTIVDGKGDKASIEARINQIKKEIEETTSDYDREKLQERLAKLSGGVAVIKVGAATETEMKEKKDRVDDALSATKAAVEEGTVIGGGAAILKAAKKAEVESVDPDEQIGIDIIKKAVKAPIKQIALNAGFEAGVVALTVEEADDETGFNASSGEYVNMFEAGIIDPAKVERIALQNATSVGGLLLTTEAAVTEEPKEEKAAPAMPDMGGMGGMM, encoded by the coding sequence ATGGCAAAAAATATAATATATTCAGATGCAGCAAGAAACGAGTTATTAAAAGGCGTTGAAAAACTGGCAGATGCAGTTAGAGTTACAATGGGTCCAAAAGGAAGAAATGTATTGCTTCAAAGAAGTTTCGGAGCACCACATATCACAAAAGACGGTGTAAGTGTAGCTAAAGAAGTAGAACTAAAAGATCCAGTGGAAAACATGGGAGCTCAGCTTGTAAAAGAAGTTGCAAGCAAAACTGCCGATGAAGCGGGTGACGGTACAACAACAGCAACGGTTTTGGCGCATGCAATCTTTAAAGAAGGTTTAAAATACATAACTGCCGGCGCTAACCCGATAGCAGTTAAAAGAGGAATGGATAAAGCTGTTGAAGCTATTATCGCCGAACTTAAAAAAATGAGCAAACCTGTAGAAAATAAAGAACAAATTGCTCAAGTCGCAACAATTTCAGCAAACAATGATAAAAAAATAGGTGAGCTTATTGCAGAAGCCATGGATAAAGTCGGAAAAGACGGTGTTATCACTGTTGAAGAAGGAAAATCACTTCAAGATGAACTTGAAGTGGTTGAAGGTATGCAGTTTGACAGAGGTTATTTAAGCCCTTATTTTGTAACAAATGCCGATAAAATGGTAGCTGAATATGAAGATGCGTATATTTTATTATATGACAAAAAAATTTCCAATATGAAAGATTTATTGCCATTACTTGAAAAATTAGTTCAAGCTGGGAATAAACCATTATTAATTATTGCCGAAGACATCGAAGGTGAAGCATTAGCAACACTCGTTGTTAACAAATTAAGAGGAGTGTTAAATGTAGTTGCTGTAAAAGCTCCTGGATTTGGTGACAGAAGAAAAGCTATGCTTCAAGATATTGCAATTCTAACAGGCGGACAGGTAATCAGCGAAGAGCTTGGTAGAACACTTGAAGGTGCAACCCTACAAGATTTAGGACAGGCTGGAAGAATTGTAGTAGATAAAGAAAACACAACAATCGTAGACGGAAAAGGCGACAAAGCTTCAATTGAAGCAAGAATTAACCAAATTAAAAAAGAAATCGAAGAAACAACAAGTGATTATGACAGAGAAAAATTACAAGAAAGACTTGCAAAACTCAGCGGCGGAGTTGCAGTAATTAAAGTCGGTGCCGCAACTGAAACTGAAATGAAAGAGAAAAAAGACAGAGTTGATGACGCATTAAGTGCAACAAAAGCAGCTGTAGAAGAAGGAACAGTAATCGGTGGTGGCGCTGCCATACTTAAAGCAGCCAAAAAAGCCGAAGTTGAAAGTGTAGACCCTGATGAACAAATAGGAATAGATATAATTAAAAAAGCAGTAAAAGCACCTATTAAACAAATAGCTTTAAATGCCGGATTTGAAGCCGGTGTAGTTGCTCTGACAGTTGAAGAGGCCGACGATGAAACTGGATTTAATGCAAGCAGTGGAGAATATGTAAATATGTTTGAAGCCGGAATTATCGACCCAGCCAAAGTTGAAAGAATTGCTCTTCAAAACGCAACAAGCGTTGGTGGATTATTACTAACAACAGAAGCTGCTGTAACAGAAGAACCAAAAGAAGAAAAAGCGGCTCCAGCAATGCCTGACATGGGAGGAATGGGAGGAATGATGTAA
- a CDS encoding DUF1731 domain-containing protein: MISRIFGKVLHKPTIFRIPKFILYLLYGEGSGVLTNSKEVYPKRLLEKGFKFKYPTIEKSLKHILKS, translated from the coding sequence TTGATATCGAGGATTTTTGGAAAAGTTTTACATAAACCTACAATTTTTAGAATTCCAAAATTTATACTTTATTTACTATACGGTGAAGGGAGCGGCGTTTTAACAAATTCTAAAGAAGTCTATCCAAAAAGATTACTGGAAAAAGGATTTAAATTCAAATATCCCACAATTGAAAAATCTTTAAAACATATTTTAAAATCATAA
- a CDS encoding shikimate kinase: MSSNNLLLTGFMGSGKSTIGRILAKEMKTFFLDTDLLIENFENKTISEIFKTHGEKIFRQKEKYCFEWIKKNVFNTVISVGGGFPVFIPEIKEAGIVVYLKVDFEDILKRMDKKEIEKRPLFKDRSKAEELYYSRTKIYEKLADLTVENQDLQNSVNKIKEYYENFKSKH, from the coding sequence TTGAGCTCAAATAACCTGCTTTTAACAGGTTTTATGGGAAGTGGGAAATCTACAATAGGCAGAATTTTAGCTAAAGAGATGAAAACTTTTTTTCTTGATACGGATTTACTCATCGAAAATTTTGAAAATAAAACTATCAGTGAAATTTTTAAAACCCATGGAGAAAAAATATTTCGCCAAAAGGAGAAATACTGCTTCGAATGGATTAAAAAAAATGTTTTTAACACTGTTATTTCAGTAGGGGGAGGGTTTCCGGTATTTATTCCTGAGATTAAAGAAGCTGGCATTGTGGTCTATCTAAAAGTGGATTTTGAAGATATACTAAAAAGAATGGATAAAAAAGAAATTGAAAAAAGGCCTCTTTTTAAAGACAGATCAAAAGCTGAGGAACTTTATTATTCAAGGACTAAAATATATGAAAAACTGGCCGATTTAACTGTTGAAAACCAAGATTTACAAAACAGCGTGAATAAAATAAAGGAATATTATGAGAATTTCAAATCAAAACATTAA
- a CDS encoding AMIN domain-containing protein codes for MFLIKPFRLVLDFQKNADFLTMKRNIKNSFVKKIVVGNHEGYYRIVIYFDTNYSYKLTKTDEGIKIELK; via the coding sequence ATGTTTTTAATTAAACCCTTCAGGCTTGTTCTGGATTTTCAAAAAAACGCAGATTTTTTAACGATGAAAAGAAATATAAAAAATTCTTTCGTAAAAAAAATTGTTGTAGGTAATCATGAAGGATATTACCGGATTGTTATATATTTTGATACGAATTATTCATATAAACTCACAAAAACAGACGAGGGGATTAAAATTGAGCTCAAATAA
- a CDS encoding uracil-DNA glycosylase produces MSWKKELTDFYQKRKKYIQKYLNENIDFTEVTDPCIDKKRDNPIMIIGEAPGKKEVEMHSPFVGKAGENLNYLINLSGLDRCRDFLITNAFPFRTFEDNKNRTPKANELKIGAELLEKEINIVKPSIILLLGNSAIKAFSYIDKFKDVKNLKKCGIYEINGFKIGVCFHPSPLAFNRIDIRNDLEKFFKNLKNYL; encoded by the coding sequence GTGAGTTGGAAAAAAGAGTTAACTGATTTTTATCAAAAAAGAAAAAAATATATTCAAAAATATTTAAATGAAAATATTGATTTTACAGAGGTAACTGACCCTTGTATTGATAAAAAAAGGGATAATCCCATAATGATTATAGGTGAGGCCCCTGGTAAAAAAGAGGTTGAAATGCATTCGCCTTTTGTAGGAAAGGCAGGGGAAAATCTGAATTATCTTATAAATTTAAGCGGACTTGATAGGTGCAGGGATTTTTTAATAACCAACGCCTTTCCGTTTAGAACATTTGAAGATAATAAAAACAGAACTCCAAAAGCAAATGAACTTAAAATTGGTGCTGAACTACTTGAAAAAGAAATAAATATTGTAAAACCTTCTATTATTTTGCTTCTTGGAAATTCTGCAATTAAAGCATTTTCTTATATAGATAAATTTAAAGATGTTAAAAATTTAAAAAAATGCGGCATTTATGAAATAAACGGATTTAAAATCGGGGTTTGTTTTCATCCTTCGCCTCTTGCATTTAACAGAATTGATATAAGAAACGATTTAGAAAAATTTTTTAAAAATTTAAAAAATTATTTATGA
- the recA gene encoding recombinase RecA, with protein sequence MNDKKQKALDLAIKQIDKQFGKGALVKLSDQDIEPIEAIPTGSFGLDMALGIGGIPKGRITEIYGPESSGKTTLALSIIAEAQKQGGVAAFIDAEHALDVIYAKHIGVDVDNLLVSQPDYGEQALEIVETLARSGAVDIIVIDSVAALTPKAEIEGNMGDAQVGVQARLMSQALRKLTAAIHKMNTTVVFINQIRMKIGMMGYGNPETTTGGNALKFYSSVRLDVRRIATLKQADKEVGNRTKVKVVKNKVAPPFRIAEFDIMFGKGISREGEILDYGVKLDIVDKSGAWFSYGATRLGQGKENAKEYLKTHPEVAQEIEQKIKEAMGVELSNMIEALEKETEEKGE encoded by the coding sequence ATGAATGATAAAAAACAAAAAGCTTTGGATCTTGCAATTAAACAGATTGACAAGCAGTTTGGAAAAGGAGCTTTGGTAAAGCTGAGCGATCAGGATATAGAACCTATTGAGGCAATTCCCACAGGAAGTTTTGGTCTTGATATGGCTCTGGGTATAGGGGGTATCCCAAAAGGAAGAATTACCGAAATATACGGTCCTGAAAGCAGTGGTAAAACAACGTTAGCGCTTTCAATTATAGCCGAGGCTCAAAAACAGGGAGGTGTGGCAGCATTTATAGACGCCGAGCATGCCCTTGATGTAATTTATGCGAAACATATAGGCGTGGATGTGGATAATTTATTGGTGTCACAGCCCGATTATGGGGAGCAGGCTCTTGAAATAGTTGAAACACTTGCCAGAAGTGGTGCGGTTGACATTATTGTAATAGATTCAGTGGCCGCCCTTACCCCCAAAGCGGAGATAGAAGGAAATATGGGGGATGCACAGGTGGGTGTGCAGGCAAGACTTATGTCTCAGGCCCTTAGAAAGCTGACCGCCGCAATTCACAAGATGAATACAACAGTTGTATTTATCAACCAAATCAGAATGAAAATCGGAATGATGGGATATGGTAACCCTGAAACAACAACCGGCGGTAACGCTTTAAAATTCTATTCTTCCGTAAGGCTTGATGTCAGAAGAATAGCAACACTGAAACAGGCGGATAAAGAAGTAGGTAACAGAACAAAAGTAAAAGTAGTAAAAAACAAAGTGGCACCGCCTTTCAGAATAGCGGAATTTGACATAATGTTTGGAAAAGGAATAAGCAGGGAAGGCGAAATTCTTGATTACGGTGTAAAACTGGATATTGTTGATAAAAGCGGAGCGTGGTTTAGCTACGGCGCCACAAGGCTCGGCCAGGGTAAGGAAAATGCGAAAGAATATTTAAAAACGCATCCTGAAGTAGCCCAGGAAATTGAGCAAAAAATTAAAGAAGCCATGGGTGTTGAACTTTCAAATATGATTGAGGCATTAGAAAAAGAAACTGAAGAAAAAGGAGAATAA
- a CDS encoding TRAP transporter small permease, whose product MKFLKWIDITVGLTNEFIASFGISAGVFLAFINVIARFIFHQGIDWAFELTNYLFIWSALFGAAYGFRKEIHIKVTLLVDVLPSILAKYTIILAKLITLIYLLAVAYFGYLFIFDPDFGLKASGEISVDLNIPMWIPYIALPLAFLSASIRVSQKIIKLIKTPPNEIQQVSEHEMIIEETKLNLGENI is encoded by the coding sequence ATGAAATTCTTAAAATGGATTGATATTACTGTAGGATTAACAAATGAATTTATTGCTTCGTTTGGAATTTCGGCAGGTGTTTTTTTAGCTTTTATAAATGTAATTGCAAGGTTTATATTTCATCAGGGAATAGACTGGGCGTTTGAACTGACCAACTATCTTTTTATATGGTCTGCCCTTTTTGGGGCGGCATACGGTTTTAGAAAAGAAATTCATATTAAAGTTACATTATTAGTAGACGTTCTGCCTTCCATCTTAGCCAAATATACAATTATTTTGGCAAAATTAATTACTCTTATTTATTTACTGGCTGTGGCTTATTTTGGTTATTTGTTTATTTTTGACCCGGATTTCGGATTAAAAGCCAGCGGCGAAATCAGCGTTGATTTAAATATCCCTATGTGGATACCTTATATTGCCCTGCCTCTTGCTTTTTTAAGTGCATCAATAAGAGTTTCACAAAAAATAATTAAACTTATTAAAACCCCTCCTAATGAAATTCAACAGGTTAGTGAGCATGAAATGATTATAGAAGAGACAAAATTAAATCTTGGAGAAAATATATGA
- a CDS encoding TRAP transporter large permease — protein MSVALTLFGIFFVFLILSTPVAVALGASTFITSYIFEGKESLIDLASALFSKLDKYALMAIPMFILAGNILSKGGSAKRIVDFAKAFVGHLPGGLPIAAIFSSIIFAAVSGSSPATVAAIGSIMFGAITAAGYPKSYAVGTITASGSLGILIPPSIVMIIYGVTAEQSIGKLFIAGIIPGLLIGFMLIAVTYFGAKRLGFKKTAPASWRERWKKFKEAFWALMTIVIIIGGIYGGIFTPTEAAAVSAVWALFIAIFIYKDINIKELKTVFLDSAATSAMIMFIIANASVFAYFLTLENIPQMLSNWVVSMHLGKIGFLIAVNILLLIAGNFMEPSSIIMIMVPLLLPVAKLLGINPIHFGVIITINMELGMLTPPVGLNLFVASGITGLPIKEVVKSVIPWFIVILIGLILITYIPQISLFLPNLMISS, from the coding sequence ATGAGCGTAGCGTTGACTCTTTTTGGGATATTTTTTGTATTCCTTATTTTAAGCACCCCTGTTGCGGTGGCACTCGGAGCCTCCACTTTTATAACTTCATATATTTTTGAAGGAAAAGAATCTTTAATAGACCTTGCCAGTGCACTGTTTTCAAAGCTGGATAAATACGCCCTTATGGCTATTCCCATGTTTATTTTGGCCGGAAATATATTAAGTAAAGGCGGAAGCGCAAAAAGAATAGTGGATTTTGCAAAAGCTTTTGTAGGTCATCTTCCAGGAGGACTTCCTATTGCAGCAATTTTTTCAAGCATTATTTTTGCGGCTGTTTCAGGCTCATCCCCTGCCACTGTCGCAGCAATAGGTTCTATAATGTTCGGTGCGATAACAGCCGCCGGTTATCCCAAATCTTACGCCGTGGGAACAATTACGGCAAGCGGGTCTCTTGGAATTTTAATACCGCCGAGTATCGTTATGATTATTTACGGGGTAACTGCGGAACAAAGCATTGGAAAACTCTTTATTGCCGGAATAATTCCAGGTCTTTTAATAGGTTTTATGTTAATAGCCGTTACATATTTCGGGGCGAAAAGGCTTGGATTTAAAAAAACCGCCCCTGCAAGCTGGAGGGAAAGATGGAAAAAATTTAAAGAAGCTTTTTGGGCTTTAATGACTATTGTCATAATTATAGGAGGGATTTACGGCGGAATATTTACTCCTACAGAAGCCGCTGCCGTTTCGGCTGTCTGGGCACTTTTTATAGCGATTTTTATTTATAAAGACATTAATATTAAAGAATTAAAAACCGTATTTTTAGACAGTGCCGCAACAAGTGCTATGATTATGTTTATTATTGCAAATGCCTCTGTATTTGCATATTTTCTGACTCTCGAAAATATTCCGCAAATGTTAAGTAACTGGGTAGTAAGTATGCATCTTGGAAAAATAGGGTTTTTAATTGCCGTAAATATATTATTGCTTATAGCGGGTAATTTCATGGAACCGAGTTCTATTATTATGATAATGGTTCCTCTGCTTTTACCGGTTGCAAAACTGCTTGGAATCAACCCTATTCATTTTGGTGTAATAATTACCATAAATATGGAACTTGGAATGCTGACACCTCCTGTAGGGCTTAATCTGTTTGTAGCAAGCGGGATTACTGGGCTTCCGATAAAAGAAGTGGTTAAGTCTGTAATTCCTTGGTTTATAGTTATATTAATTGGACTGATATTAATTACATATATTCCTCAAATTTCACTGTTTTTACCTAATTTAATGATTTCTTCATAA
- the groES gene encoding co-chaperone GroES, with protein MFRPIGLRVLIERVEEESKTASGIIIPDNAKEKPLEGKVVAVSKEVEEDENLPINVGDTVVFAKYAGTEITIDGKEYLVLNTDDILGKIE; from the coding sequence ATGTTTAGACCTATAGGCTTAAGAGTTCTAATTGAAAGAGTTGAAGAAGAATCAAAAACAGCAAGCGGAATTATTATTCCGGACAATGCAAAAGAAAAACCACTTGAAGGAAAAGTAGTTGCTGTTTCCAAAGAAGTGGAAGAAGATGAAAACCTGCCAATAAACGTAGGTGATACAGTAGTATTTGCAAAATATGCAGGTACTGAAATTACAATTGACGGAAAAGAATATTTGGTATTAAATACCGATGATATTCTTGGAAAAATAGAATAA
- the eno gene encoding phosphopyruvate hydratase: MIYIENIFADEILDSRGNPTVRVTVELSDGVVASANVPSGASTGEKEALELRDGDEKRYGGKGVFKACENVNSIIANELIGMSPFDQAEIDNTMMELDGTENKSRLGANAILGVSMAVARAAASSLSLPLYRYLGGSNALVMPAPMLNVINGGVHADNDVDFQEYMIMPVGFNSFERALRAAAETYHTLKNLLKKDGHPTALGDEGGFAPNFKNNEEPIEYLVKAIKEAGYKPGEEIAIAMDPASSEFYKNGKYVLAGEEKELSAEEMVNYYAALVEKYPIVSIEDGMAENDYEGWKLLTQKLGNKIQLVGDDVFVTNKKLLKEGIEEGIANSILIKLNQIGTVTETMQTMRLAYRNNYTCVVSHRSGETEDAFIADFAVAMNCGQIKTGAPARGERTAKYNRLLEIERSVEGTEFTGAEIFK, encoded by the coding sequence ATGATTTACATTGAAAATATATTTGCAGATGAAATTTTAGATTCCAGAGGTAATCCGACTGTCAGAGTAACGGTTGAATTAAGCGACGGTGTTGTAGCAAGTGCAAATGTTCCAAGCGGTGCGAGTACAGGTGAAAAGGAAGCACTTGAGCTTAGAGACGGTGATGAAAAAAGATACGGTGGAAAAGGCGTGTTCAAAGCGTGTGAAAATGTAAATTCAATCATTGCAAATGAATTAATCGGTATGAGTCCGTTTGATCAGGCTGAAATTGATAACACAATGATGGAGCTTGACGGGACAGAAAATAAAAGCCGCCTTGGGGCTAATGCAATTCTCGGTGTAAGTATGGCTGTAGCAAGGGCTGCGGCATCTTCACTCTCACTTCCGCTTTACAGATATTTGGGGGGAAGCAATGCACTTGTAATGCCCGCACCTATGTTAAATGTTATCAACGGCGGTGTTCATGCGGATAATGATGTTGATTTTCAGGAGTATATGATTATGCCAGTCGGTTTTAATTCTTTTGAAAGGGCCTTAAGGGCGGCAGCAGAAACATATCATACTCTTAAAAATCTTCTTAAAAAAGACGGTCATCCTACTGCTCTTGGTGATGAAGGGGGATTTGCGCCTAATTTTAAAAATAACGAAGAGCCTATTGAATATTTGGTAAAAGCGATAAAAGAAGCAGGTTATAAACCAGGAGAAGAAATTGCAATTGCAATGGACCCGGCAAGCAGCGAATTTTATAAAAACGGAAAATATGTTTTAGCCGGTGAAGAAAAAGAATTAAGTGCCGAAGAAATGGTGAATTATTATGCGGCTTTGGTTGAAAAATACCCTATTGTTTCCATAGAAGACGGTATGGCTGAAAACGATTATGAAGGATGGAAGCTGTTAACTCAAAAACTTGGAAATAAAATTCAGCTTGTGGGTGACGATGTTTTCGTGACAAATAAAAAACTGTTAAAAGAAGGAATTGAAGAAGGTATTGCAAATTCAATACTTATTAAATTAAATCAAATAGGAACAGTTACAGAAACAATGCAGACTATGAGACTTGCATATAGAAACAATTATACGTGTGTGGTAAGTCACAGAAGCGGTGAAACCGAAGATGCGTTTATTGCGGATTTTGCAGTGGCGATGAACTGCGGCCAAATTAAAACAGGAGCGCCTGCAAGAGGTGAAAGAACCGCTAAATATAATAGACTTCTTGAAATTGAAAGAAGTGTGGAGGGAACCGAATTTACAGGGGCAGAAATTTTTAAATGA